The DNA region ATGACATTTCCTGCCAAATATATAAATTAGTTTCATGTCTTGAGAGGTTGGTATAAATACAGAAAAGAGAAATCCCCAATTAAATTCGTAATTTCAAAAGAAAATCCAATAATTATGTGCCACACAAACTTCTGATAGAGTCCTACTATTCATATTTCAGATAGGTGCAATAACAAAGCAATGGGAGGACTCTGGCCCTGGCAGAGGCTCCTCCCTTTGTTTCAACAGTCCAGTGAGTTCTTTGTGTTGGAGTAGTCTGACATGCAGCCTGCTCCACTGTCTCTCATACACAGTCAGGAGCAGAGTACAGCCTCTCGAGCAAAAGATCACCATGCACCCTCAGGCCTGCTGTAGGAACAAACAGTAGAACAAGAGACAGGAAGAACCACTCGACTGTTCAGAGAGCTGAAGAAAGGCGTGTGACTCAACGGTAATAAACATTTGAACTGTGGAGGACAACTGAAAAGGCAGTTATCTtcacctgtctgaggattacaGGACGTGCAGGAGAATTGCACAACTTTGGATACTGACGCGAGTATTTTGTGGAGCCGTTTTTAActtaaaaccaaacaaactgaGCATTCTTTAGCATTTCGAGGGATCCATTTTTCCCAACCAAATGACATGTAAATTTTCCCTGCCCGTTGCACATGATTAGAGAAACAAGATGGGATTTTTATGACTGACAAAAGGTGCACGACTGAGAAGAACTATTTATCACTGTAAATATTCAAAAATTACCAGCGTGATTTAAAGATGTCTAACACCAGCACACTCGCTGTCACCTGCAACAAGAGTGATGACTTCAAGTACCCTCTGTACAGCACGGTTTTCAGTCTGGTGTTTATTTTCGGACTTTTCTTCAACTTGTTGGCTGTGTACATTTTTAGCTGCACGCTGAAGCTGCGGAACGAGACCACCACATACATGATGAACCTTGTTGTTTCAGACTCTCTGTTTGTCCTCAGCCTGCCTTTTCGGATTGTTTACTTCATTAAACGTGAATGGATGTTTGGGAGTGAGCTCTGCAAGATCTCTGTGGCCCTGTTCTACACCAACATGTACGGCAGCATCCTCTTCCTGACCTGCATCAGCATTGACCGTTTCTTGGCCATTGTGCACCCGTTTCGGTCCCAGGCCATTCGTACTAAGAGGAATGCCAAACTGGCCTGCTGCACAGTGTGGGTGATGGTTCTTTCTGGAAGTATACCCACGGGGTTCCTCTTGGACACCACTTCACCCAGTCCCAACCACACACAGTACTGCTTTGAAAACTACTCTAAAAAACAGTGGAAGTCTGAGCTGTCCAAGGTGGTGGTGTTTATTGAGACTGTGGGCTTTATCATCCCAATgctgctaaatgtcttctgctCGGTCATGGTGTTGCGGACACTGAAGAATCCCAAAACCATCAGCCGTGGAAGCAACCTCAACAAGGCTAAAATCTTGAGGATGATCATTGTGCATCTgctcattttctgtttctgtttcatccCCTACAACGTCAATCTCATTTTCTATGCTCTGGTCCGTTCAAATGTCCTAAAGGGATGCGACGCAGAACACGTGGTGAGAACCATCTACCCCATCGCTCTGTGCATAGCAGTGACCAACTGTTGCTTTGATCCAGTCATTTACTACTTCACCTCAGAGACCATTCAGAGCTCCATTAAACGCAAGTCCACAGTGTGGAACAAGGGAGTTAAGATTTTGGACCGACTACACACAAATAGCACGCAAGGCAGTCCAACTGTAACACCCAAAACCATAAACATGAGGACTATGAGAGCCAAAATCCTTGACAACGAGTCCACAGTCTAATGACAACTTTATTCTGTGACATGATAAATAATTCAGTGAGAATTGCTGGTGAAACTAAGGTGGAAGCAGAGTGGAGATtataacaacaaacaaacacaatggtTTCTAAGGAGTCACTTTCATATCTAATGGAAAGCACAGAGACTTTTGACTGGGACTTAAGACACTGATCCCTCTTCAGTGAATAAAAAGGGTGGATCCCGTCAAAGAGGGAAGATTTGAGAATAATAAACTGTGTTGTGGCATGAATACCCTTTGTCAGGGTAAGAAAACTCTTTGTCCTATTGAGGAAAGACTTTGTATTTATAATGTGTATTAATGGAAATGACAGACATGTAAGCCATAGTCATGTGCATGGTGctgcaaatactgtacataccaCCTTTTGCACATAACATGTCATTGTCATTTCAGTCTTATTTATCTGGAGAAGATTCTCCTTGAGGAAACTTCTGCTTTGGCAAAGCTGAAACAGTATTACAGCTCTTTTTAATGTACTGTGCCATTTGTAAGTATTTGAGGCCTTTTCTAAGGCTTTTAAGCACTTTATAGAGCACCATGTTCTGTAACAGCTTTACCCCTTATTActaaagtaaataaaagaatTATTAACTTGAATAAAAGGTTTGTTTTATGGAGTATGAAATGAACTAGTTGTTTGATTGAGTGGGGTGTTGTGAAATGTTTGACATTAGCAGGGTATTAATTGTCCAAATGTCACTTTGGTGTTATTCATTTTGTGTGCTACCAAATCATTTGTATACGCCAATTACTCACACAGGCTCCAAAAACACATAGCAGTTACTATGGGTGCCCACTGCTG from Scomber japonicus isolate fScoJap1 chromosome 13, fScoJap1.pri, whole genome shotgun sequence includes:
- the LOC128371662 gene encoding lysophosphatidic acid receptor 6-like, translating into MSNTSTLAVTCNKSDDFKYPLYSTVFSLVFIFGLFFNLLAVYIFSCTLKLRNETTTYMMNLVVSDSLFVLSLPFRIVYFIKREWMFGSELCKISVALFYTNMYGSILFLTCISIDRFLAIVHPFRSQAIRTKRNAKLACCTVWVMVLSGSIPTGFLLDTTSPSPNHTQYCFENYSKKQWKSELSKVVVFIETVGFIIPMLLNVFCSVMVLRTLKNPKTISRGSNLNKAKILRMIIVHLLIFCFCFIPYNVNLIFYALVRSNVLKGCDAEHVVRTIYPIALCIAVTNCCFDPVIYYFTSETIQSSIKRKSTVWNKGVKILDRLHTNSTQGSPTVTPKTINMRTMRAKILDNESTV